Proteins from a single region of Symphalangus syndactylus isolate Jambi chromosome 12, NHGRI_mSymSyn1-v2.1_pri, whole genome shotgun sequence:
- the OVGP1 gene encoding oviduct-specific glycoprotein isoform X3: MNNNQIVAKDLQDEEILYPEFNKLKERNRELKTLLSIGGWNFGTSRFTTMLSTFANREKFIASVISLLRTHDFDGLDLFFLYPGLRGSPMHDRWTFLFLIEELLFAFRKEALLTMRPRLLLSAAVSGVPHIVQTSYDVRFLGRLLDFINVLSYDIHGSWERFTGHNSPLFSLPEDPKSSICSFVWGAKKHWIDYQYVPYANKGKEWVGYDDAISFSYKAWFIRREHFGGAMVWTLDMDDVRGTFCGTGPFPLVYVLNDILVRAEFSSTSLPQFWLSSAVNSSSTDPERLAVTKAWTTDSKILPPGGEAGVTEIHGKCENMTMTPRGTIVTPTKETVSLGKHTVALGEKTEITGAMTMTSVGHQSMIPGEKALTPVGHQSEPPGKTLTPVGHQSVTTGQKTLTSVGYQSVTPGEKTLTPVGHQSVTSVSHQSVNPGGMTMIPARFQTETLRQNTMAPRRKAVAREKVTVPSRNISVTPEGQTMPLRGENLTSEVGTHPRMGNLGLQMEAENRMMLSSSPVIQLPEHTPLVFDNRFVPIYGNHSSVNSVTPQTSPLSLKKEIPENSAVDQGA, encoded by the exons ATGAACAACAATCAGATTGTTGCTAAGGATCTCCAGGATGAGGAAATTCTCTACCCAGAGTTCAACAAACTAAAGGAGAG GAACAGAGAGCTGAAAACACTACTGTCCATCGGTGGGTGGAACTTTGGCACCTCAAG ATTCACCACTATGTTGTCCACATTTGCCAACCGTGAAAAGTTTATTGCTTCAGTTATATCCCTTCTGAGGACACATGACTTTGATGGTCTTGACCTTTTCTTCTTATATCCTGGACTAAGAGGCAGCCCCATGCATGACCGGTGGACTTTTCTCTTCTTAATTGAA GAGCTCCTGTTTGCCTTCCGGAAGGAGGCACTGCTCACCATGCGCCCAAGGCTGCTGCTGTCTGCTGCTGTTTCTGGGGTTCCACACATCGTCCAAACATCCTATGATGTGCGCTTTCTAGGAAG ACTCCTGGATTTCATCAATGTCTTGTCTTATGACATACATGGAAGTTGGGAAAGGTTCACAGGACATAATAGCcccctgttctctctgcctgaagACCCCAAATCTTCG ATTTGTTCCTTTGTGTGGGGAGCGAAGAAGCACTGGATTGATTATCAGTATGTCCCATATGCCAACAAGGGGAAAGAATGGGTTGGCTATGACGATGCCATCAGCTTCAGTTACAAG GCATGGTTTATAAGGCGAGAGCATTTTGGGGGGGCCATGGTGTGGACATTGGACATGGATGACGTCAGGGGCACTTTCTGTGGCACTGGCCCTTTCCCCCTTGTCTACGTATTAAATGATATCCTGGTGCGGGCTG AGTTCAGTTCAACTTCTTTACCACAATTTTGGCTGTCATCTGCTGTGAATTCTTCAAGCACTGACCCTGAAAGGCTGGCTGTGACCAAGGCATGGACCACTGATAGTAAGATTTTGCCCCCAGGAGGAGAAGCTGGGGTCACCGAGATCCATGGAAAGTGTGAAAATATGACTATGACCCCTAGAGGTACAATTGTGACCCCTACAAAGGAAACTGTATCCCTTGGAAAGCACACTGTAGCTCTAGGAGAGAAGACTGAGATCACTGGGGCAATGACCATGACTTCTGTGGGTCATCAGTCCATGATCCCTGGAGAGAAGGCCCTGACCCCTGTGGGTCATCAGTCTGAGCCCCCTGGAAAGACCCTGACCCCTGTGGGTCATCAGTCTGTGACCACTGGACAGAAGACCCTGACCTCTGTGGGTTATCAGTCTGTGACTCCTGGGGAAAAGACCCTGACCCCAGTGGGTCATCAATCTGTGACCTCTGTGAGTCATCAGTCTGTGAACCCTGGAGGAATGACTATGATCCCTGCCCGTTTTCAGACTGAGACCCTTAGACAGAATACAATGGCCCCTAGAAGGAAGGCTGTGGCCCGTGAAAAGGTGACTGTCCCCTCCAGAAACATATCAGTCACCCCTGAAGGGCAGACTATGCCTTTAAGAGGGGAGAATTTGACTTCTGAGGTGGGCACTCACCCCAGGATGGGTAACTTGGGTCTTCAGATGGAAGCTGAAAACAGGATGATGCTGTCCTCCAGCCCTGTCATCCAGCTCCCGGAACACACTCCTCTAGTTTTTGACAACCGCTTTGTTCCCATCTATGGAAACCATTCCTCTGTCAACTCAGTAACCCCTCAAACAAGTCCtctttctctaaaaaaagaaatcccagaaAACTCTGCTGTGGATCAAGGAGCCTAG
- the OVGP1 gene encoding oviduct-specific glycoprotein isoform X1: MLKLLLWIGLVLVLKHHDGAAHKLVCYFTNWAHSRPGPASILPHDLDPFLCTHLIFAFASMNNNQIVAKDLQDEEILYPEFNKLKERNRELKTLLSIGGWNFGTSRFTTMLSTFANREKFIASVISLLRTHDFDGLDLFFLYPGLRGSPMHDRWTFLFLIEELLFAFRKEALLTMRPRLLLSAAVSGVPHIVQTSYDVRFLGRLLDFINVLSYDIHGSWERFTGHNSPLFSLPEDPKSSAYAMNYWRKLGAPSEKLIMGIPTYGRTFRLLKASKNGLQARAIGPASPGKYTKQEGFLAYFEICSFVWGAKKHWIDYQYVPYANKGKEWVGYDDAISFSYKAWFIRREHFGGAMVWTLDMDDVRGTFCGTGPFPLVYVLNDILVRAEFSSTSLPQFWLSSAVNSSSTDPERLAVTKAWTTDSKILPPGGEAGVTEIHGKCENMTMTPRGTIVTPTKETVSLGKHTVALGEKTEITGAMTMTSVGHQSMIPGEKALTPVGHQSEPPGKTLTPVGHQSVTTGQKTLTSVGYQSVTPGEKTLTPVGHQSVTSVSHQSVNPGGMTMIPARFQTETLRQNTMAPRRKAVAREKVTVPSRNISVTPEGQTMPLRGENLTSEVGTHPRMGNLGLQMEAENRMMLSSSPVIQLPEHTPLVFDNRFVPIYGNHSSVNSVTPQTSPLSLKKEIPENSAVDQGA, translated from the exons GGCTGGTTCTTGTGCTGAAACACCACGATG GTGCTGCCCATAAACTGGTGTGTTATTTCACCAACTGGGCACACAGTCGGCCAGGCCCCGCCTCGATCTTGCCCCATGACCTGGACCCCTTTCTCTGCACCCACTTGATATTTGCCTTTGCCTCAATGAACAACAATCAGATTGTTGCTAAGGATCTCCAGGATGAGGAAATTCTCTACCCAGAGTTCAACAAACTAAAGGAGAG GAACAGAGAGCTGAAAACACTACTGTCCATCGGTGGGTGGAACTTTGGCACCTCAAG ATTCACCACTATGTTGTCCACATTTGCCAACCGTGAAAAGTTTATTGCTTCAGTTATATCCCTTCTGAGGACACATGACTTTGATGGTCTTGACCTTTTCTTCTTATATCCTGGACTAAGAGGCAGCCCCATGCATGACCGGTGGACTTTTCTCTTCTTAATTGAA GAGCTCCTGTTTGCCTTCCGGAAGGAGGCACTGCTCACCATGCGCCCAAGGCTGCTGCTGTCTGCTGCTGTTTCTGGGGTTCCACACATCGTCCAAACATCCTATGATGTGCGCTTTCTAGGAAG ACTCCTGGATTTCATCAATGTCTTGTCTTATGACATACATGGAAGTTGGGAAAGGTTCACAGGACATAATAGCcccctgttctctctgcctgaagACCCCAAATCTTCG GCATATGCTATGAATTATTGGAGAAAGCTTGGGGCACCCTCAGAGAAGCTCATCATGGGGATCCCCACCTATGGACGTACCTTTCGCCTCCTCAAAGCCTCTAAGAATGGGTTGCAGGCCAGAGCGATCGGACCAGCATCTCCAGGGAAGTACACCAAGCAAGAAGGCTTCTTGGCTTATTTTGAG ATTTGTTCCTTTGTGTGGGGAGCGAAGAAGCACTGGATTGATTATCAGTATGTCCCATATGCCAACAAGGGGAAAGAATGGGTTGGCTATGACGATGCCATCAGCTTCAGTTACAAG GCATGGTTTATAAGGCGAGAGCATTTTGGGGGGGCCATGGTGTGGACATTGGACATGGATGACGTCAGGGGCACTTTCTGTGGCACTGGCCCTTTCCCCCTTGTCTACGTATTAAATGATATCCTGGTGCGGGCTG AGTTCAGTTCAACTTCTTTACCACAATTTTGGCTGTCATCTGCTGTGAATTCTTCAAGCACTGACCCTGAAAGGCTGGCTGTGACCAAGGCATGGACCACTGATAGTAAGATTTTGCCCCCAGGAGGAGAAGCTGGGGTCACCGAGATCCATGGAAAGTGTGAAAATATGACTATGACCCCTAGAGGTACAATTGTGACCCCTACAAAGGAAACTGTATCCCTTGGAAAGCACACTGTAGCTCTAGGAGAGAAGACTGAGATCACTGGGGCAATGACCATGACTTCTGTGGGTCATCAGTCCATGATCCCTGGAGAGAAGGCCCTGACCCCTGTGGGTCATCAGTCTGAGCCCCCTGGAAAGACCCTGACCCCTGTGGGTCATCAGTCTGTGACCACTGGACAGAAGACCCTGACCTCTGTGGGTTATCAGTCTGTGACTCCTGGGGAAAAGACCCTGACCCCAGTGGGTCATCAATCTGTGACCTCTGTGAGTCATCAGTCTGTGAACCCTGGAGGAATGACTATGATCCCTGCCCGTTTTCAGACTGAGACCCTTAGACAGAATACAATGGCCCCTAGAAGGAAGGCTGTGGCCCGTGAAAAGGTGACTGTCCCCTCCAGAAACATATCAGTCACCCCTGAAGGGCAGACTATGCCTTTAAGAGGGGAGAATTTGACTTCTGAGGTGGGCACTCACCCCAGGATGGGTAACTTGGGTCTTCAGATGGAAGCTGAAAACAGGATGATGCTGTCCTCCAGCCCTGTCATCCAGCTCCCGGAACACACTCCTCTAGTTTTTGACAACCGCTTTGTTCCCATCTATGGAAACCATTCCTCTGTCAACTCAGTAACCCCTCAAACAAGTCCtctttctctaaaaaaagaaatcccagaaAACTCTGCTGTGGATCAAGGAGCCTAG
- the OVGP1 gene encoding oviduct-specific glycoprotein isoform X2, whose product MCEFGRLCATLELLGCDGPWVDCSLCLSSSLLHSSSLSFYHLPPFPFLTSHLSCFLFSSNEQNKTMWQQLPTGVKDPAHQPSLPHHRNRELKTLLSIGGWNFGTSRFTTMLSTFANREKFIASVISLLRTHDFDGLDLFFLYPGLRGSPMHDRWTFLFLIEELLFAFRKEALLTMRPRLLLSAAVSGVPHIVQTSYDVRFLGRLLDFINVLSYDIHGSWERFTGHNSPLFSLPEDPKSSICSFVWGAKKHWIDYQYVPYANKGKEWVGYDDAISFSYKAWFIRREHFGGAMVWTLDMDDVRGTFCGTGPFPLVYVLNDILVRAEFSSTSLPQFWLSSAVNSSSTDPERLAVTKAWTTDSKILPPGGEAGVTEIHGKCENMTMTPRGTIVTPTKETVSLGKHTVALGEKTEITGAMTMTSVGHQSMIPGEKALTPVGHQSEPPGKTLTPVGHQSVTTGQKTLTSVGYQSVTPGEKTLTPVGHQSVTSVSHQSVNPGGMTMIPARFQTETLRQNTMAPRRKAVAREKVTVPSRNISVTPEGQTMPLRGENLTSEVGTHPRMGNLGLQMEAENRMMLSSSPVIQLPEHTPLVFDNRFVPIYGNHSSVNSVTPQTSPLSLKKEIPENSAVDQGA is encoded by the exons ATGTGTGAGTTTGGCAGACTTTGTGCAACCTTGGAGTTGTTGGGCTGTGATGGCCCTTGGGTTGAttgttctctctgtctttcctcctctctcctgcactcatcatctctctccttctatcaccttcccccttttcctttccttaccTCCCATCTCTCCTGTTTCCTGTTTTCTTCCaatgagcaaaacaaaacaatgtggcAGCAGCTGCCCACCGGAGTGAAGGACCCAGCTCATCAACCCTCTCTCCCACATCATAGGAACAGAGAGCTGAAAACACTACTGTCCATCGGTGGGTGGAACTTTGGCACCTCAAG ATTCACCACTATGTTGTCCACATTTGCCAACCGTGAAAAGTTTATTGCTTCAGTTATATCCCTTCTGAGGACACATGACTTTGATGGTCTTGACCTTTTCTTCTTATATCCTGGACTAAGAGGCAGCCCCATGCATGACCGGTGGACTTTTCTCTTCTTAATTGAA GAGCTCCTGTTTGCCTTCCGGAAGGAGGCACTGCTCACCATGCGCCCAAGGCTGCTGCTGTCTGCTGCTGTTTCTGGGGTTCCACACATCGTCCAAACATCCTATGATGTGCGCTTTCTAGGAAG ACTCCTGGATTTCATCAATGTCTTGTCTTATGACATACATGGAAGTTGGGAAAGGTTCACAGGACATAATAGCcccctgttctctctgcctgaagACCCCAAATCTTCG ATTTGTTCCTTTGTGTGGGGAGCGAAGAAGCACTGGATTGATTATCAGTATGTCCCATATGCCAACAAGGGGAAAGAATGGGTTGGCTATGACGATGCCATCAGCTTCAGTTACAAG GCATGGTTTATAAGGCGAGAGCATTTTGGGGGGGCCATGGTGTGGACATTGGACATGGATGACGTCAGGGGCACTTTCTGTGGCACTGGCCCTTTCCCCCTTGTCTACGTATTAAATGATATCCTGGTGCGGGCTG AGTTCAGTTCAACTTCTTTACCACAATTTTGGCTGTCATCTGCTGTGAATTCTTCAAGCACTGACCCTGAAAGGCTGGCTGTGACCAAGGCATGGACCACTGATAGTAAGATTTTGCCCCCAGGAGGAGAAGCTGGGGTCACCGAGATCCATGGAAAGTGTGAAAATATGACTATGACCCCTAGAGGTACAATTGTGACCCCTACAAAGGAAACTGTATCCCTTGGAAAGCACACTGTAGCTCTAGGAGAGAAGACTGAGATCACTGGGGCAATGACCATGACTTCTGTGGGTCATCAGTCCATGATCCCTGGAGAGAAGGCCCTGACCCCTGTGGGTCATCAGTCTGAGCCCCCTGGAAAGACCCTGACCCCTGTGGGTCATCAGTCTGTGACCACTGGACAGAAGACCCTGACCTCTGTGGGTTATCAGTCTGTGACTCCTGGGGAAAAGACCCTGACCCCAGTGGGTCATCAATCTGTGACCTCTGTGAGTCATCAGTCTGTGAACCCTGGAGGAATGACTATGATCCCTGCCCGTTTTCAGACTGAGACCCTTAGACAGAATACAATGGCCCCTAGAAGGAAGGCTGTGGCCCGTGAAAAGGTGACTGTCCCCTCCAGAAACATATCAGTCACCCCTGAAGGGCAGACTATGCCTTTAAGAGGGGAGAATTTGACTTCTGAGGTGGGCACTCACCCCAGGATGGGTAACTTGGGTCTTCAGATGGAAGCTGAAAACAGGATGATGCTGTCCTCCAGCCCTGTCATCCAGCTCCCGGAACACACTCCTCTAGTTTTTGACAACCGCTTTGTTCCCATCTATGGAAACCATTCCTCTGTCAACTCAGTAACCCCTCAAACAAGTCCtctttctctaaaaaaagaaatcccagaaAACTCTGCTGTGGATCAAGGAGCCTAG